A segment of the Elusimicrobiota bacterium genome:
TTACGAATTGGATGGATTCCGATTGGAGATTTACGAGCGCGGAAGTATCTGTCGGAAATATTCAACCGATTCCGCTCGATGCGGCATCAAACGCAACAATGGATCTCCAGCTCCAAACCAACGGTGTCAAAGCAGATTTGTGGTTGTTTCCATTCCTTGATGTGATGGTTGGCCTTGGGAAGGTGGATGTCGATGCGCAATTGGGGTTAAGAGATATTCCGGTGGGCGGAAGCATACTGAATCCTGTGAAAGGAGATGCCATTGTGCCGATGAAATTTGGAGGAGATTATTATTCATTCGGCGGAGTGTTGGCCGGTGCATACAAAAGGTTTTACGCGGCTTCCGATTTTTCATGGGTCAAAACCAAACTTCAGGGAGATGCGAGCCTTTCAGCCGATGGTTTCTGGACTTTTACGGCGGCTCCTAAAATCGGTTACAACGCTGGTCTTTCCCAGATATATGTTGGTGCGCGTTACATTTCCAAAAATGAACGTTTCAAAGGAACCGTGCCACTTGCCAGCGGCGAGCAACTGAGTTTCGACGTGAATGTTAAGACCGATTCGTGGGTCGGCAATTTTGGACTTCGAACTGTCATTCGCAAACATTGGGAAATTCTTATGGAAAGTGCGCTTGGAAAGCGTTATCAGATAACGGGTGGCGTCGGTTATCGGTGGTGAACGCCTTAAAATATGGGCCTTTTCTATTGCTTGTTTTGGTCGGATGCGCAACGATTCCGGGCAAAACACGACAGGCACAACTCGACACAATGGACAACCTGATCGAAAGGACACTTGCAGATTTGGTTGAGCAGCATCCAGAGGCCAAAGATCAGATTGGAGAATCCGTTGGTTATGTCGTCATGAGCAACGAGATCACAAAGGTTCCAGTGTTTGGAGCCGGTGGTGGTTACGGCGTGGCTGTTAACAATAAGACAGGTGAGAAGACGTATCTGCGGATGGTCCGATTCGATATTGGCGCGGGCTGGGGAGCACGCAGCGTTCGGCCGGTGTTAATTTTTAATGATGTAAATGAATTTAAGAGATTCATTGATGGCGTTCTTAGGGCCACAATCGGCACTGAGGCCGCAGCCAAACTAGGTGATAAAGGCGCTGCTGCGAGTGCAGCTGCGTCAGGCGCTTCCGAGGATACCCATGGTTATAAATCCTATCTCATCACCGATGGAGGTGTGTCGGCGACCGCATCTTTCGCGGTTACCCGCGTCAAACCGGTAAAACTAAAACGTGAAAAGCACTAAATAATGGCTATTAGTCAGCATTGACTTTTTTGGAAGTTGATTCTTTGCCGTTGACTGCCGCAATGACAGCTTTTTCTGGTTGCGTCACAAAATGAGGCGACATGATTTGGATTTTGGCTTCGTTGAACTTGTCCTGAATGTTCTGATGAAGTTTGGAATAGGTCTCAGCCATTTTATTGGGAGCGTCGGTATAGGCGTTGATCTCATAGGTAACGTAAAAATCATCCAGACTGGTTTGGAGTACAAACGGCTCAGGAGTTGACAGAAGATTTGACGTCTCTTTTGCCGCCGTGATCAAGAGATCATGGATTTGGCGCCACGGCGCATCGTATCCGATGGAAACTTTGGTGTGGAGGATGGTGCCTTGCTCCTTCGCCTCCGCACTGTAGTTGTTGATCGAAGAACTTAAAACAGTTGAATTGGGCAACGTAACTTCAACGTTCTTTATTGTCCGCAATCGCGTTGCAAGAAGATTTTTTTCAAGGACATCGCCGATGGTATCACCCACTTTGACGCGATCTCCTGTTTTGAATGGTCTCATGTAAGTCAGAAGAACTCCCGCCATCATGTTGGCAACGGCTGATGTTGATCCGAGCGAAAGCAAGACTCCCAGAAAAACAGAGACTCCCTTAAACGCAGACGAATGCGAGCCAGGTATGTAAGGGAACAGCATTATCACGGTTAAAGCCAAAATTAGGAAGCGCGTAATCTTATAGGTGGTGTCAGCCCATTCCGGGTAAAAACCGCTCAAAACAATCCGTCCTCGTTTGATTTCATTAAAAAGCATCCTCACGAACTTAAGGACAAATCGGACGAGAACAGCCGCAACTGCGATTAAGAACAGGTTTGGCAAATAGTTCAGAATAGAAGCGCCGATCGATTGGAGCGGATCAAAAATATATTCGAGGAGTTTGTCCGCCCAATTCCGGGTCTGAGGGAAGAAACTAAATACCAGTGGAATGTAAAAATAAAGGAGAACCAGCGTCACGGTCGCTCGGATCAAACGCGCCAAGCTCGTCAAAAGACTGACGATCTGTTCGGCTTTCAAGAGTTCGATCTGCTGAATCCGAACGTTTTGGATTTGACGGCCTTTCAATGAGTCGATGCGGCGGTAAAGAATGGGAAACAGGCGCCGAAGAAGAAAAAGGAGAAGCGCCAGCACCAGCGTCGCGACAGAGGTGTAACCGATTGACCAGAGCAGGTTCTTAAAGCTGTGCGTTTGCCGGTAATCGCGGATGGCTTGCTTTATAACCTGCGCGTTTTGATTGGCGAGTTCTTCAATTGAAAGGCCGCTGGACTTGGCGTCTTTCGCGGTAATCGACATGAGAACGCGATCGCCGAGCACGATGTCCATTGTCCCCTCGCCGGAAACGATCTCGATATTTTCAGGGGAAATGGAAGTGTCTTTCGAGATCTTGATCAGCTTGTCGGAAATCGCTTTTGCCCTCTCTTCCGCCGAAAAGGAAAACATCCGTTCACGAACATGAAAGATTGGTTTTCCGTCAAAGAACACCGGCGCGCCGGTTGCTGCTTGGGCGGACCGTTCTTTATTTTCGGCGGTGACATGGGAGGCGACACTGATACTCAGCAAAAATAGGCACAGGTAGAGAAGGAGTGGCCGCATCGGCCGTTTGGTGATCTCAGTGTTTGTAAAGTGGATTCTCATAAAAGAAAGGTCAGTAAACTTCCGCAACGAACCGGCGTCGACTCAAAGATTTCTGATCGTTGTAACTCTTCTTCTTTGATCTTTTGGGCAGTTTGATTTTAGTCTGCTTCAACTTTTTATAAGGAATAAGTGAAAGAAGATGGGTGATGCAGTTGAGTCGCGCCCGTTTTTTGTCGTCGGAGCGGACAATATACCAGGGAGCGTATTTTGAGTCGGTCGCTTCAAGCATCCGATCCCTCGCCTTTGAATATGCGTACCATTGATGGAAGGATTCGATATCCATGGGGCTTAATTTCCACTGGCGCAGAGGATCCTCGATCCGAGCGCGGAACCGGCGCTCTTGTTCTTTTTGACCGACCTCGAGCCAAAATTTGACCAGAATGATTCCCGCATCGACAATCTGCTTTTCGAACAGCGGGCAGATTTCCAGGAAGCGGTGGTACTCCTTTTTTGAGCAAAAGCCCATCACATGCTCCACGCCCGCGCGGTTATACCAGCTACGATCAAAAATCACGATCTCACCGGCGGCAGGAAAATGCGCGATGTATCGCTGCATGTATAGTTGCGATTTTTCACGGTCCGACGGCGACGGCAACGCCAACACTCGGAATACACGAGGGCTCACCCGCTCCGTTATGGCTTTGATCGTCCCTCCCTTGCCGGCTGCGTCTCTTCCCTCAAACACAACAATAACGCGGAGTCCCTTGTGTTTCACCCAAGCCTGCAAATGGCAGAGTTTCGCCTGAAGGCGTCGTAATTCCTTCTCGTATTTTTTTCGTTTTAGACGCGGCTTTTCCATGGGCTAAGAGGCCGACAAGCTTTTCCGGAACTGCGTGGACGCAATGACAAAGCAAATGCTTCCGATGATCAATTCCGCGACAAACGGACGCCATACAATTTCAATACCGGCCCCGCGGAAAAGAATCGCCTGAGCGAACCGAACAAAGTGCGTCGTGGGAGCGGCTTGCATGACGAACTGAATAAACTCCGGCATACTTTGGTACGGCGTGTTCCCTCCGGAGAGCATTTGAAGCGGAAGAATAACGAGGATGACCAGGAGTCCCATTTGAGGCATGGTGCGCGCAATCGTGCCGAGGAGTATACCAAGAGAGGTCACAGCGAACAGATGAACAGAAACTCCTAGCAAAAACAAGGGAATAGAACCGGCAATCGGCATGCTTAAGAATCCTTGCACAACAATTTTAAGCGAAAGCGCCGCCATCACCAGCACCACCAAGCCGTTCGACCAAATCTTCGCCATCATCACGTCAAAAGGTTGAAGCGGCATCACCATCAGATGTTCCAATGTTCCATGTTCACGCTCGCGCATGAGCGCCGCCCCCGTTAGGATTACACACAGAAGTGTAATCTGATTGACCAACTGAACAATCGAGCCGAACCAAACTGTGGTCTGCGTTGGGTTGAAGAGGTAACGGACTACGAGATTCTTTAACGAAGTGGTCGGCAGAAGATTCTTATGCAGATAGGTGTTGACCTGATCCATCACGATCGATTGAACATAGGAAGCGCCAAGAAAAGCTTGACTCATGCGAGTGGCATCAATGTTGAGCTGCACCTTTGGATTTAAGCCCCGTGTGAGGTCGCGGGCAAAGTTTGGCGGGATGTCCAAAATGAACGTGTAAATGCCGGTGTTCATAGCGGGGTCGACATCCTTCGGTTGAATAACCACGGCCTGCTGGAAAACGGGAGGAAAAAACGCGGTTGAGATTCGCTCGGAAAGCGGAGAGTGATCTTGATCAACCACCGCGATCGGCGCGTTGTTGACATCGCCGGCCATGCCTTTGGATCCGCTGCTCACCGAAACCGTGAACGCGTAAAGAATGAGCGCAATCATGACCGGATCTCGCCAGAGGCTGATCAGCTCCTTAATTCCAAGATGGTAGATATTCGCCAATCGTTTCATGATTCCTGCTTTTTGAGTAATAGCCAGGATATGGCCGTAAGAATGGGAATAGAAATGGCGAGCGCCCAGAATGGTTTAGCGAGATCCGCAAATCCCAGAGCTTTGGTAAACACGCCTTGGGCGATCGTCATAAAATGAGCGGTCGGGTAAATTTTCCCAATCAGGAGCGCTCCGCCTGTTAGAGCGGTGACGGGCTGGGTGAGTCCGGAAAACTGCGTGGCCGGCATAATCGTCGCGATTGCGGTGCCGAAAATGGCCGCGATTTGCGTGCTCGTAAAGGCCGACATTAAGAAACCGATGCTGGTCGTACACAGAATGTAGAGGATTCCTCCGACCAAAAGCGCAAAAGGGTTTCCTTTGAGCGGTACACCGAATATCACGATGGCCATGAGTGTCAGCACAAAAAGATTGATCATGGCCAAGGCCACATAGGGAAGTTGTTTGCCGAAAATAAATTCCATTTTGGTCACAGGGGTCGCATAAAAATTCGTGATCGAACCAAGCTCTTTCTCACGAACCACGCCCAAGGCCATGAGCATCGCGGGTATCAGGACCAGCAAAATGGGGATGGTGGCCGGAACCATGGCCACAACGCTCTGGAAATCTTGATTGTAGAGGTAACGCATTTCCAAAAGCGGTTTTGTTCCGGACTCAACTTTGCTGATTTCAACAGGCGCTGTCCGATCGACATAATCGTTGTGAAGATTCTGGATATAACCGCCGACGCTCTGTGCGCGAGAGGGCATCGATCCGTTCACCCATGCGGCGATTTCTGTTGGGACGCCACGCCGCAAATTTTTCCCAAATTCCGAGGGGATCTCGATGGCCAAGTCCAAACGTCCCGTTCGCATCTCTCGTTCGAGATCGTCTTGACTTCCGACATCTGGTTTGCGAACAAAATAGGCGGAGCCGGCGACATTATCAGCGTATATCAAGCTGTCCTGGCTTTGATCGTGGTCGAGCACTGTGAAGGCGATATTGTTCACATCCATGTTGATGCCGTAACCGAGAACAAGCATCATAATGATCGACCCCGCCAGCGCAAAAGTGAGTCGAATGGGATCGCGCCTTAGTTCTAGGAACTCGCGATAGGCATAGCCGAGCAAACGCCGGAAACTGAATTTTTCGGTATGAGCGCTATGAGCGGCGCTCGGCGCGTTTGCTTCCTTCTTTTCAGATGGTGCTGGCTCCGGTGATTTTGCGGTTGGGGATGGCGGCGCAGCGCTCGCTGCCGCCTCTTCAAGATATGTGATGAAGGCTTCTTCTAAATTTTTCGCGCCTTTCGTTTGTACGAGCTTCGCTGGAGGATCGCTGGCCAACACTTTTCCGGCGTGCATGAGAGAAATTCGGTCGCACCAACCCGCTTCGTTCATGAAATGCGTGGAAACGAATATGGTCACTTTGTCCTTTCGAGACAATTGGATCAACAGCTCCCAAAATCCTTCGCGCGCCACCGGATCCACGCCGGAGGTCGGTTCGTCCAAAATGAGCAGCTCCGGTTTATGAATCATCGCCACGGCCAACGACAATCGTTGACGGTTTCCGAGCGGCAGGCTCTCCGCCAAATCATTCATAAAATCTCTGAGCCCAAATTGCTGGGCAAGCTCTTCGATGCGCGGTTCGATCTGTTCTTTGGGAAGATCGAAGAGTCGCGCGTGCAGCACCAGGTTCTGCCGCACCGTGAGTTCGGCATAAAGGGAAAAAGCCTGCGACATGAAGCCAATGCGTTTTCGTGTTTGAATATCCTTCCCAGTGACCTTGTCTCCAAACATAAATGCGGTCCCTTCACTGGATGGCAGAAGACCGGTCAACATTTTCATTGTGGTTGTCTTACCACAACCGTTGGACCCTAAAAATCCAAATATCTCACCCTTCGGAATTTCGAAACTCACATTATCGACGGCGACAAAATCGCCGAAGCGGCGAGTGAGTCCCACCGCCTTGATAGCCGGTTTCCCTTCTGAAGCGACAGCGCGAGGCGGAACGACGAGTTCCTTATGTCCTTTGCGCTTTTCCTCAGGCAACAGACGAATAAAGGCCGCATCCAAATTATCCGCTCCGACACGGGACTTAAGTTCGCTCGGAGTTCCCTCCGCCAAGACTTTTCCATCGTCCATGGCCACCAGCCAGTCAAAACCGTCCGCCTCGTCCATGTAGGCGGTGGAAATTAAGACGCTCATGCCCGGTCGATCTTTGCGAATACGCTTGATCAAATCCCAGAATTGACGGCGGGATAACGGATCGACGCCGGTGGTTGGTTCATCGAGAATTAAAAGATCCGGGTCATGAATCAACGAGCAACAGAGTCCCAGCTTTTGTTTCATGCCTCCGGAAAGTTTCCCGGCTGGACGCTGCTTGAATTGCAGCATTCCGGTGCTCGCCAAAAGATCATCTATCCGACGTTCCCGCTCTACTCGATCCTGGCCGAAAAGCCGCGCGAAGAAATCGATGTTTTCAAAGACCGAGAGCGTCATGTAGAGATTTTTTCCAAGACCTTGCGGCATATAGGCAATGCGCGGACAGACATCTCGGCGATGACGCGCGTCTTTGATATCGCCGCCGAGAACTTGGGCGTCGCCTTTCTGCACCACTCGAACCCCAGCGAGGATCGACATCAGGCTGGATTTTCCAACCCCGTCCGGGCCCAACAGACCGACCATGCAGTCGGCGGGGAAATTCAGCGTGATGTTGTCGAGGGCGCGCTTGCGACCATACGAGTGCGACAGGCCAGAAACACTCGCGACGTATTTAGTGTTTTGGCTGGGCATATTCGGCCGGAACGACAAGAAATTCAGGCCAGGCGGCGCTCTTATCAAGCCGCACATAACCCATTCCGGGTAAGCCGGTCTTAACCTTTAAGCTGTGTTGCCTAAGCAGGTCGGGATCAACGTTGATCTTTACTCGGAACATCAATTTCTCACGTTCCGATTGTGTCTCGACAAGTTTGGGCGTGAACTGCGAGCGAGTTTCAACATACGTCACTTTGGCGGGAATGGGGCGGTTTGGCAGCGCATCGAGGAGGATCCGGCCCTCGGCGTCCATTTCGATTTTGCCGGCATCGTTTGTTGGCAAATAAAATTGCATGTAGACATCCGCAAGGTCAAGGACCGTAAGTATGCTGTCTTTGGCATTAATGACTTCACCCGGTTCGCGAGATCGGTACAAGATTCGACCGTCAACGGGCGAGAATAGATCGGTTTCCGATAAATTGACTTTGATGGTGTCCGCCTTGGCGACAGCGGCTTCTATGGCCGCGTCCGACTTGACCATATCCGCTTGAGCGGCGGCCAGCGCCGAATTCGCCGTGGCTTCTTTGGTTTCGTCCTGTTGGAGTTCTTGCAGGGAGATATCCTGGGTCACGTAGAGTTTCTTCGAGCGGGCGAGATTCTGACGGGCGAGCAATAACTCGCTTTTTCGTTGAGCCACGAGGGCAATTGACGCTTTTTTCGATTGCTTCTGCCCGTCAACATCGGCCAAAGCTTGCCGCAGTTGAGCATCCAGGTCCCGCGTGTCGAGTCGGACGAGCTTCTGCCCTTTCGTGACGAGATCCCCTTCGCGAGCGAGAATTTCCTCAATGCGACCAGAGAATTTCGAGACGATTTCAACCGTGTTGGCCTCCATACGTCCGTTGCTACCGGCAAAGCCGGGCGGCAATTTCGGCTTGGAAAGCCACTTCCAGAGAAAGAACCCGCCGACCGCTACGACGAGGGCGACGAGGCCGATCAAAATCTTTTTACGCTTGGGCGATATATTTTTGCTGGGTTGAGCTTCACTCATAAATTAAGGCTCCTGTTGTCCTTCTTGGTTCACAAACTCCTGAAGGCGTTTCATTGTGTCATTAAGTTTTTCCCGGTCGATAAGAAAATTCGACTGTCCTAAACTACGCTGCAAGTTCATGAGATCCGTCAGCGCCACAAACACCGCGTTGGAAGCCCTCTGATCCGCCTCCAGGCTGTTGTTTTGCGCATCAAGCAGATCAACGATCGAGCGGGTTCCCCGAGCGTAATTCTTGCTGACCAAAGAGTAATTACGTTGCGATGCTTTGGCGGCATCTTGAGACAATCGGATGGACGGATAGCTGGCTTGTAATGCGTGCAGATTATCGCGAATCAACTGTTCAATGTTTTGACTCAGCGAATCTCGCTCGGCGCGGAGTTGACTCACAATTGCCTTGGATTTGGAGATTCGCGACAATCGGCCACCGCCTTCCAGAATAGGAAGTGAAAGATCAACTCCGAGTTGCCAGTAATCTTTGTCTTCTAATTGAAGATTACTGGAAGAGAGTCTTTCCTCATCGAAAACCTGATAACCCAGTCCCGTTAACGAAAGGTTTGGCGCGATAAGGCTCCATTTTTCGGATGACAGTTGCCGCTCTTCCGCTTGGACGCGAGCATCCAATTGCGCCAAATCGGGCGACATCCGGAGCCCTTCTTTAATGAAAAATTGAATCAAGCGCTGAAAGGCTTGATCGTTGTCGACGGTTTTGAAAAATTCCGGCCGACTGATCAGAAGTTGAGGATTATCCATTCCGGTTTTCTGGAGCGGATAGCGATCCGCCAACGGCCGGTGCAAAAGAACATTGAGACGGTCATGCGCCTGTTCAACGCCGGTTTTAGCGGAGAGCACTTTCACCCGCGCGGTGGCGATTTCACTTTCCCAACGCGCAACGTCGGAAGCGTCGGATTTTCCCGCCGACACCCGCGACCGAGCCAGGCGCAAATTTTCTTGCGCCAATTGCACTCCGTTTTTCTGAACCTCAAGTTGATTTTGAGAGATGAGGACATCAAGAAACTTCGTTACCGCTTGTTGGACGATATCGAGTTCGAGAGCCCGTTGCTGCGCTTCCAGTGAAACTTGCAATTTCTTTTGGACGGAAAGATTGGCCAGCGCGCTTTCAGAAAAAATAACTTGATTGAGTTTAAGCGAACCGGATATGGTGTCTTTTGCCAAGAGGCCGCTGGTGATATAGGGGTAGTCGTCGTTACGAGCCGCATAGTTCAACGTGCCTTCCAATTGAGGAAAAAGCACGGACCGGACGACTTTGACTTCGCTTTTTCCGGCTTTGACTCCGAGTTGTCCGGCGATAACATCCAGGTTGACGCGCACGGCTTCCTGGGCGGCGGATGAAATGGTGAGTTCAGTCCCGGACATTTGAAACTCTTCGTTGACCAGGACCGCGTTTTGAAGGACGTCCCACTTCGGTGCAAGGCCAATCGCCCGCGCCGTTTTCATGTTAATAGCCAGTTGTATTTTTCGTTCAAAGAGGACCGGCTGGCTCTCGGCCTTTTCGCCGCGCATCACCGCGTGGACATTAAGTCCCATCTGCCGAATCCGATTGTCCAAGTCGCCTGATGCCACATTGGACGCCAACAAGCCCGCGAAAAGATCGTCTTCGCCGGTGGCGCTAAACGACGGCAACTTTCGCTCCAGCAAGGCGTCGATCAAATCCTGCCGGTTTTCGCGGTTCAGCCGCGGAAGCGGTGCCACCAAAACCGCCTG
Coding sequences within it:
- a CDS encoding Polyphosphate:ADP phosphotransferase 3 encodes the protein MEKPRLKRKKYEKELRRLQAKLCHLQAWVKHKGLRVIVVFEGRDAAGKGGTIKAITERVSPRVFRVLALPSPSDREKSQLYMQRYIAHFPAAGEIVIFDRSWYNRAGVEHVMGFCSKKEYHRFLEICPLFEKQIVDAGIILVKFWLEVGQKEQERRFRARIEDPLRQWKLSPMDIESFHQWYAYSKARDRMLEATDSKYAPWYIVRSDDKKRARLNCITHLLSLIPYKKLKQTKIKLPKRSKKKSYNDQKSLSRRRFVAEVY
- the yhhJ gene encoding Inner membrane transport permease YhhJ, giving the protein MKRLANIYHLGIKELISLWRDPVMIALILYAFTVSVSSGSKGMAGDVNNAPIAVVDQDHSPLSERISTAFFPPVFQQAVVIQPKDVDPAMNTGIYTFILDIPPNFARDLTRGLNPKVQLNIDATRMSQAFLGASYVQSIVMDQVNTYLHKNLLPTTSLKNLVVRYLFNPTQTTVWFGSIVQLVNQITLLCVILTGAALMREREHGTLEHLMVMPLQPFDVMMAKIWSNGLVVLVMAALSLKIVVQGFLSMPIAGSIPLFLLGVSVHLFAVTSLGILLGTIARTMPQMGLLVILVILPLQMLSGGNTPYQSMPEFIQFVMQAAPTTHFVRFAQAILFRGAGIEIVWRPFVAELIIGSICFVIASTQFRKSLSAS
- the rbbA gene encoding Ribosome-associated ATPase, whose amino-acid sequence is MPSQNTKYVASVSGLSHSYGRKRALDNITLNFPADCMVGLLGPDGVGKSSLMSILAGVRVVQKGDAQVLGGDIKDARHRRDVCPRIAYMPQGLGKNLYMTLSVFENIDFFARLFGQDRVERERRIDDLLASTGMLQFKQRPAGKLSGGMKQKLGLCCSLIHDPDLLILDEPTTGVDPLSRRQFWDLIKRIRKDRPGMSVLISTAYMDEADGFDWLVAMDDGKVLAEGTPSELKSRVGADNLDAAFIRLLPEEKRKGHKELVVPPRAVASEGKPAIKAVGLTRRFGDFVAVDNVSFEIPKGEIFGFLGSNGCGKTTTMKMLTGLLPSSEGTAFMFGDKVTGKDIQTRKRIGFMSQAFSLYAELTVRQNLVLHARLFDLPKEQIEPRIEELAQQFGLRDFMNDLAESLPLGNRQRLSLAVAMIHKPELLILDEPTSGVDPVAREGFWELLIQLSRKDKVTIFVSTHFMNEAGWCDRISLMHAGKVLASDPPAKLVQTKGAKNLEEAFITYLEEAAASAAPPSPTAKSPEPAPSEKKEANAPSAAHSAHTEKFSFRRLLGYAYREFLELRRDPIRLTFALAGSIIMMLVLGYGINMDVNNIAFTVLDHDQSQDSLIYADNVAGSAYFVRKPDVGSQDDLEREMRTGRLDLAIEIPSEFGKNLRRGVPTEIAAWVNGSMPSRAQSVGGYIQNLHNDYVDRTAPVEISKVESGTKPLLEMRYLYNQDFQSVVAMVPATIPILLVLIPAMLMALGVVREKELGSITNFYATPVTKMEFIFGKQLPYVALAMINLFVLTLMAIVIFGVPLKGNPFALLVGGILYILCTTSIGFLMSAFTSTQIAAIFGTAIATIMPATQFSGLTQPVTALTGGALLIGKIYPTAHFMTIAQGVFTKALGFADLAKPFWALAISIPILTAISWLLLKKQES
- the mdtA_5 gene encoding Multidrug resistance protein MdtA — protein: MSEAQPSKNISPKRKKILIGLVALVVAVGGFFLWKWLSKPKLPPGFAGSNGRMEANTVEIVSKFSGRIEEILAREGDLVTKGQKLVRLDTRDLDAQLRQALADVDGQKQSKKASIALVAQRKSELLLARQNLARSKKLYVTQDISLQELQQDETKEATANSALAAAQADMVKSDAAIEAAVAKADTIKVNLSETDLFSPVDGRILYRSREPGEVINAKDSILTVLDLADVYMQFYLPTNDAGKIEMDAEGRILLDALPNRPIPAKVTYVETRSQFTPKLVETQSEREKLMFRVKINVDPDLLRQHSLKVKTGLPGMGYVRLDKSAAWPEFLVVPAEYAQPKH